The Vitis riparia cultivar Riparia Gloire de Montpellier isolate 1030 chromosome 10, EGFV_Vit.rip_1.0, whole genome shotgun sequence genome includes a region encoding these proteins:
- the LOC117924286 gene encoding ubiquitin-like-specific protease 1, translating to MVKREASEQMILYGSPQPFFDRKTSIVSKYISELDDCEKLFIPMHDDCPGHWYLCVIDFKDFDIQILDSLRSKSRDEFRFKSVKKVVEFCQTFFKLYDIGKDVFQFSIDWAPSIPTQDNGWDCGVHVIRHMQRFKNGDSMTISDFCNSAKIRREIACDLVLHEGNREKQTIVAIVCTKTSTRAMKKLLL from the exons atggtAAAACGTGAAGCATCAGAG cAAATGATTTTGTACGGGAGTCCTCAACCTTTTTTCGATAGAAAAACATCCATCGTGAGTAAGTACATTAGCGAATTGGATGATTGCGAGAAG CTATTTATTCCAATGCATGACGATTGCCCTGGTCATTGGTATCTGTGCGTCATTGACTTCAAAGACTTTgatatccaaattttggattcattacgATCGAAGAGTCGGGACGAGTTCCGGTTTAAGAGTGTGAAAAAAGTG gttgaattttgtCAGACGTTCTTCAAACTGTATGACATAGGGAAAGATGTCTTCCAATTCTCCATTGATTGGGCTCCTTCCATTCCGACCCAAGATAATGG gtGGGACTGTGGAGTGCATGTCATTAGACATATGCAGAGATTCAAAAATGGTGATTCGATGACGATATCCGACTTTTGTAATTCTGCTAAAATACGTCGAGAAATAGCATGTGATTTAGTTTTACACGagggaaatagagaaaaacaaaccattgtGGCTATTGTTTGTACAAAGACGTCGACACgagcaatgaaaaaattattattatga